The following proteins come from a genomic window of Corynebacterium crudilactis:
- a CDS encoding M20 family metallopeptidase, protein MEIGEQVVAWMDRHHDEVIEWRRHLHSHPELSHMEYRTTEYLASVLKAHGLDPHLFPGTGLMVDIGPEGDSRLAFRADIDALPLVESTELPFASQTTGVAHACGHDVHTVIALALACALSTIELPIGIRVIFQPAEEVMTGGATDVIAHGGLDGVDAIYAIHVEPKLKVGRVGIRAGAITSASDVIEIRVKGEGGHSARPHLSADVVYALSKLVVDLPGLLSRRIDPRTGTVLVFGTINAGYAPNAIPDSGSVSGTLRTADISTWRDMRPLVAELVEQVLAPTGVNHELIYNPGVPPVLNDDVATALLASAARDMDTQSVVQAPQSSGGEDFSWYLEHVPGSMARLGCWPGYGPRQDLHQSDLVVDERAIGVGVRLFGSLVQQYSSRSEAFLKP, encoded by the coding sequence ATGGAAATTGGTGAGCAGGTTGTCGCATGGATGGACCGCCACCATGACGAGGTCATAGAGTGGCGTAGACATCTACACAGTCACCCTGAGCTTTCTCATATGGAATACCGCACCACTGAGTATTTGGCTTCAGTACTTAAAGCACATGGCCTCGATCCACACTTGTTCCCAGGCACCGGCCTGATGGTCGATATTGGGCCAGAGGGGGATTCCCGCCTGGCTTTCCGCGCAGATATTGATGCGTTGCCATTGGTTGAATCAACAGAGCTTCCCTTTGCCTCTCAAACCACCGGAGTAGCGCACGCCTGCGGACATGATGTGCATACCGTGATTGCGTTGGCACTTGCGTGTGCGCTCAGCACCATCGAGTTGCCCATTGGTATTCGCGTGATTTTCCAGCCTGCCGAAGAAGTAATGACCGGTGGTGCCACCGACGTTATTGCTCATGGAGGTTTGGATGGCGTCGACGCCATTTATGCCATCCATGTGGAACCTAAATTGAAGGTTGGACGCGTCGGAATTCGCGCCGGAGCGATCACTTCTGCCTCCGATGTGATTGAAATCAGAGTCAAGGGTGAAGGGGGACACAGCGCACGTCCTCACTTATCCGCTGATGTGGTCTACGCATTGAGCAAATTGGTAGTGGATCTTCCCGGACTTTTATCTAGGCGAATCGATCCGCGTACCGGAACTGTCTTGGTTTTCGGCACCATCAATGCGGGCTATGCGCCAAACGCAATTCCTGATTCCGGCAGTGTGTCCGGAACCTTGCGCACCGCCGATATTTCCACCTGGCGAGATATGCGTCCACTAGTCGCTGAGCTGGTAGAACAGGTGTTAGCACCCACTGGAGTTAACCATGAACTGATCTATAATCCAGGTGTTCCACCAGTGCTTAATGATGATGTAGCCACCGCTTTATTGGCCAGTGCCGCCCGCGATATGGACACCCAATCAGTGGTTCAAGCCCCTCAATCATCAGGTGGCGAAGACTTCTCTTGGTACCTCGAACACGTGCCTGGATCGATGGCTCGACTGGGGTGCTGGCCCGGATATGGACCACGCCAAGACCTGCATCAGAGTGATCTTGTGGTGGATGAACGGGCCATCGGGGTGGGTGTCAGACTGTTTGGATCACTGGTGCAGCAGTACAGCAGTCGGTCCGAAGCTTTCTTAAAGCCTTAA
- the prpD gene encoding 2-methylcitrate dehydratase PrpD, translated as MRIHDVRSYLSAENFPKSEHLAWKFAELATDPVEVTPEVSEMIINRIIDNAAVSAASVLRRPVSVARQQAQAHPRDKGGQVFGIKGSYSAEWAAFANGTAVRELDFHDTFLAADYSHPGDNIPPLVAVAQAQKSSGRDLLRGIATAYEVQVDLVKGICLHEHKIDHVAHLGPSVAAGLGTLLRVDEETIYQAIGQALHTTTATRQSRKGEISSWKAFAPAFAGKMAIEAMDRAMRGEGSPAPIWEGEDGVIAWLLSGKDHVYHVPLPERGEPKLAILETYTKQHSAEYQSQAPIDLARRMKPAVDAAGGTEHIAEIVLHTSHHTHFVIGTGANDPQKMDPQASRETLDHSIMYIFAVALQDGMWHHEYSYTRKRSTRPETVALWQKVRTVEDPEWTRRYHAQDPAEKAFGAKAVITMVDGTVIEDELAVADAHPLGSQPFERENYIGKFRTLAKNTVAEAEQERFLNAVQSLPELDDLSELNIEVDLSKQAETKVGLL; from the coding sequence ATGCGTATTCATGATGTTCGTAGTTATTTATCGGCGGAGAATTTTCCCAAATCAGAGCATCTTGCGTGGAAATTTGCGGAACTTGCCACTGATCCAGTGGAGGTAACGCCGGAAGTTTCGGAGATGATCATCAATCGGATCATCGACAACGCGGCAGTGTCTGCAGCCTCGGTGTTACGCAGACCTGTGAGCGTGGCAAGGCAACAAGCGCAAGCTCATCCCCGAGATAAAGGCGGGCAAGTTTTTGGAATTAAAGGCAGCTACTCAGCAGAGTGGGCTGCCTTTGCTAATGGGACGGCTGTGCGGGAACTTGATTTCCATGACACGTTCCTCGCTGCAGACTATTCGCATCCTGGCGATAATATTCCTCCCCTGGTGGCCGTTGCCCAGGCACAAAAAAGTTCAGGCCGTGATTTACTCCGAGGCATTGCCACGGCTTATGAAGTGCAGGTGGATTTAGTGAAGGGGATATGCCTGCATGAGCACAAAATTGATCATGTAGCGCACCTTGGTCCAAGTGTTGCTGCAGGTTTGGGCACGTTGTTGCGTGTGGACGAGGAGACCATCTATCAGGCAATTGGCCAGGCTTTGCACACCACGACGGCCACGAGGCAATCGCGAAAAGGTGAGATTTCCAGCTGGAAGGCGTTCGCACCAGCATTTGCCGGAAAGATGGCTATTGAGGCGATGGATCGAGCGATGCGTGGGGAAGGATCGCCAGCTCCGATCTGGGAGGGCGAAGATGGTGTTATCGCGTGGCTGCTATCGGGTAAAGATCATGTTTATCATGTGCCATTGCCGGAACGTGGTGAGCCCAAGCTGGCGATTTTAGAGACCTACACCAAGCAACATTCAGCGGAATATCAATCACAAGCACCGATTGATCTGGCGCGAAGGATGAAGCCTGCCGTTGATGCTGCAGGTGGAACGGAACACATCGCTGAGATCGTGCTGCACACCAGCCACCACACCCACTTCGTGATTGGTACTGGGGCGAACGATCCACAAAAGATGGATCCGCAAGCATCGCGCGAAACGCTGGATCATTCCATCATGTATATTTTCGCCGTTGCGCTGCAAGATGGCATGTGGCACCACGAATATTCCTATACGCGCAAACGTTCCACCCGCCCAGAGACCGTGGCATTGTGGCAGAAGGTGCGCACCGTAGAAGATCCAGAATGGACTCGTCGATATCATGCGCAAGATCCAGCAGAAAAGGCCTTCGGGGCAAAAGCTGTGATCACTATGGTAGACGGCACCGTCATCGAAGATGAATTAGCCGTTGCAGATGCGCACCCTCTAGGAAGCCAGCCTTTTGAGCGGGAAAATTATATCGGTAAGTTTCGTACGCTTGCGAAAAATACCGTGGCAGAAGCAGAACAGGAACGCTTCTTAAATGCTGTGCAAAGTTTGCCTGAGCTGGATGATTTGAGCGAACTGAACATTGAAGTGGACTTAAGCAAGCAAGCAGAGACAAAGGTAGGGTTGCTATGA
- a CDS encoding phospho-sugar mutase: MDESRQLSFGTAGLRAPVGPARHQMNVLQVTRTTAGLASWLAERAALNPVPHLVPEDETGIGRTLYPQDGPLRVVVGYDARYGSHTFAATTAEVFAGAGFEVTLLPTPSPTPLIPWLVNKHGLDAGVQITASHNGAADNGYKVFLSNGRQLYSELEEGLEAHIDAVEDPIRVPRVTVRPTADQLRRYVDELVSLVTPDQADLLRVNSERGNLRVVYTAMHGVGGRAMSNAFQFAGFPHTHSVKAQQHPDPTFPTVPFPNPEEPSAIKLLLERAREKNADILFALDPDADRCAVGIRTADGGHRMLSGDEVGTLLATRLVSEYSGVGPRPVVATTVVSSQLLSIIAEDKGWDYSETLTGFKNLSRAADEHVGPLSFAYEEAVGTCPAPDMVPDKDGIATALFMAAWAAELKSQGTSLQDKLHELYRRYGYFASSQIAVRTTNPRELVGNWIAHPPSELIGVAVLPLTLPENQGIALHGQVGPVHIRAIARVSGTEAKAKLYLEVGQASSHDEAAQLLSQLEEEVQGWLGRL, from the coding sequence ATGGACGAGTCTCGTCAGCTTAGTTTTGGCACTGCAGGTTTGCGTGCACCTGTTGGCCCAGCACGCCATCAGATGAATGTTTTGCAGGTAACTCGGACTACGGCAGGTCTTGCTAGTTGGTTAGCGGAGCGTGCTGCGCTTAATCCGGTGCCGCATTTGGTCCCTGAGGATGAGACTGGAATCGGCAGGACTTTGTACCCCCAGGATGGCCCGTTGCGGGTTGTGGTGGGCTATGACGCTCGTTATGGTTCGCATACTTTTGCGGCTACTACTGCGGAGGTTTTTGCGGGGGCCGGGTTTGAGGTCACGTTGTTGCCTACGCCAAGTCCGACGCCGCTTATTCCATGGTTGGTGAACAAGCATGGTTTGGATGCGGGGGTGCAGATTACGGCTTCGCATAATGGTGCTGCGGATAATGGCTACAAGGTGTTTTTGTCGAATGGTCGTCAGTTGTATTCCGAGTTGGAGGAAGGTCTTGAGGCACATATCGATGCGGTGGAAGATCCGATTCGAGTGCCTCGGGTGACGGTGCGTCCAACTGCGGATCAATTGCGTCGTTATGTTGATGAGTTGGTGTCGTTGGTGACTCCGGATCAGGCTGATTTGTTGCGGGTGAATTCTGAGCGTGGGAATTTGCGAGTGGTCTATACCGCTATGCATGGTGTTGGTGGTCGTGCGATGTCGAATGCTTTCCAATTTGCGGGTTTCCCACATACGCATTCGGTGAAAGCTCAGCAGCATCCGGATCCGACGTTTCCTACGGTGCCTTTTCCGAATCCTGAAGAGCCTTCTGCTATTAAGTTGTTGTTGGAGCGGGCTAGGGAAAAGAACGCGGATATTTTATTTGCGCTTGATCCTGATGCTGATCGTTGTGCTGTGGGTATCCGCACTGCCGATGGTGGTCACCGTATGTTATCGGGTGATGAGGTGGGCACATTGTTGGCTACGCGTTTGGTGTCGGAATACTCCGGTGTGGGTCCGCGTCCGGTGGTAGCCACCACTGTGGTGTCTTCGCAGCTGCTCAGCATCATTGCGGAGGATAAGGGCTGGGATTATTCTGAGACGCTCACGGGGTTTAAGAACTTATCACGTGCTGCTGATGAGCATGTCGGGCCGTTAAGTTTTGCTTATGAGGAAGCAGTGGGTACGTGTCCTGCTCCTGATATGGTGCCGGACAAAGATGGTATTGCTACTGCTCTTTTCATGGCAGCTTGGGCGGCAGAGCTGAAATCTCAAGGCACTAGCCTGCAGGACAAACTTCATGAGCTGTATCGCCGTTATGGCTATTTTGCGTCTTCGCAGATTGCAGTACGCACGACTAATCCACGGGAGTTGGTGGGTAATTGGATTGCGCATCCTCCGAGTGAGCTGATTGGTGTGGCTGTCTTGCCCCTTACGCTTCCTGAAAATCAGGGTATTGCGTTGCATGGTCAGGTGGGTCCTGTGCATATTCGTGCGATTGCGCGTGTGTCCGGCACTGAGGCTAAAGCCAAACTGTATTTGGAGGTAGGCCAGGCGAGCTCTCATGATGAGGCAGCGCAGTTGTTGAGCCAGTTGGAAGAGGAAGTCCAGGGCTGGTTAGGAAGACTGTAA
- a CDS encoding NAD(P)/FAD-dependent oxidoreductase gives MSPLPTSSKSSDHIIDVAIVGAGPAGLAAAVALGRSLRSVTIIDAGQPRNRYAHAAHNTLGQEGISPAELLEKGRAEARSYGVNINSGRVEKVQRGSDSFAITLDDASLLHARRIILAHGAVDELPEIDGLMELWGTKVLHCPYCHGFEARGAEIVVLNTSSMSGHQALMFSQLSQKVTLVGIIDLEEHTRALLEKAGVKVVRDDVVSVAAVGDGVDMTLASGDSMQSDFIVVATRPMADDSLYSQLGGEMEEGPMGRSIPSSPSGRTPIEGVWAAGNAQAANSMVYASAAQGVMAGAEINFDLILADIADADSQ, from the coding sequence ATGTCACCCCTGCCAACTTCATCCAAATCCTCAGATCACATCATCGATGTAGCCATTGTCGGTGCTGGCCCGGCTGGGCTTGCTGCAGCAGTTGCTCTCGGCCGTTCTTTGCGCAGTGTAACCATCATCGACGCAGGTCAACCGCGAAACCGCTATGCTCATGCAGCGCACAATACGCTCGGCCAAGAGGGAATTTCCCCTGCTGAACTCCTCGAAAAGGGCCGCGCCGAAGCGCGTTCCTATGGCGTGAACATTAACTCCGGGCGTGTGGAAAAGGTGCAGCGTGGCAGCGACTCCTTCGCCATAACGCTTGACGACGCCTCCCTCCTTCACGCCCGGCGCATCATCTTGGCACACGGTGCCGTTGATGAATTACCAGAGATTGACGGTCTGATGGAGCTGTGGGGAACCAAGGTTTTGCACTGCCCTTATTGCCACGGATTTGAGGCTCGTGGCGCGGAGATCGTGGTGTTGAATACTTCGTCGATGTCTGGACATCAGGCTTTGATGTTTTCGCAGCTGTCACAGAAAGTGACGTTGGTGGGCATCATAGATCTTGAGGAGCACACCAGGGCGCTGCTTGAAAAAGCTGGTGTCAAGGTGGTTCGGGATGATGTTGTCAGCGTTGCTGCGGTAGGAGACGGCGTGGATATGACGCTCGCATCCGGTGACAGTATGCAGAGCGATTTCATTGTGGTTGCCACCCGTCCGATGGCAGATGACAGCTTGTATTCCCAATTGGGTGGAGAGATGGAAGAGGGGCCAATGGGGCGCTCGATTCCATCGTCACCAAGCGGTCGCACTCCAATTGAAGGAGTGTGGGCAGCTGGAAATGCTCAGGCAGCCAACTCGATGGTTTATGCTTCTGCGGCTCAAGGTGTGATGGCTGGTGCTGAGATTAACTTTGATCTGATTTTGGCAGATATCGCCGATGCGGATTCTCAGTAA
- a CDS encoding NAD(P)H-quinone dehydrogenase translates to MAKRIVIIGGGPAGYEAALAGAKYGAEVTVIEDIGVGGSAVTMDCVPSKSFIAGTGIKTDLRRADDMGLNRGLGKAHLEIDALNYRVKALAKAQSEDILGQLQRSDVRMINGVGRFDDYNVKQTTHYIKVTHNDGSEETIECDLVLVATGATPRILKGAEPDGERILTWRQVYDIDELPTHLIVVGSGVTGAEFVSAFAELGVKVTMVASRDRILPHDDADAADVLETVLAERGVSLEKHARVESVTRTEDGGVCVRTSDGREIFGSHALMTVGSIPNTADLGMDNIGVELAPSGHIKVDRVSRTNIPGVYAAGDCTDLFPLASVAAMQGRIAMYHALGEGVSPIRLKTVATAVFTRPEIAAVGITHAQVDSGEVSARVVVLPLATNPRAKMRSLRHGFVKLFCRRNSGLIVGGVVVAPTASELILPIAVAVTNQLTVADLAETFAVYPSLSGSITEAARQLVQHDDLG, encoded by the coding sequence ATGGCAAAGAGGATCGTAATTATCGGCGGTGGACCTGCAGGCTATGAAGCCGCACTCGCAGGCGCTAAGTATGGTGCGGAAGTTACCGTTATTGAAGATATTGGAGTAGGCGGCTCTGCCGTCACCATGGACTGCGTGCCATCCAAATCCTTCATTGCGGGTACCGGAATCAAAACCGACCTCCGCCGTGCCGATGACATGGGACTAAACCGTGGTCTTGGCAAAGCTCACCTTGAGATCGATGCACTGAATTACCGCGTGAAGGCTCTGGCAAAGGCGCAGTCTGAGGATATTCTGGGACAGTTGCAGCGCTCAGATGTCCGCATGATTAATGGTGTTGGACGCTTCGACGATTACAACGTCAAGCAGACCACCCACTACATCAAGGTCACCCACAACGATGGCAGCGAAGAAACCATTGAGTGCGACCTTGTTCTGGTAGCAACCGGTGCAACACCTCGCATCCTGAAGGGCGCAGAGCCTGATGGAGAGCGTATCCTCACCTGGCGTCAGGTCTATGACATTGATGAACTTCCAACCCACCTCATCGTGGTTGGCTCCGGTGTGACCGGTGCTGAGTTTGTCTCTGCTTTTGCTGAGCTCGGCGTCAAGGTCACCATGGTTGCTTCCCGTGACCGCATTTTGCCTCACGATGATGCTGATGCAGCAGACGTGTTGGAAACTGTTCTGGCTGAGCGTGGTGTTTCTTTGGAAAAGCACGCTCGCGTTGAATCTGTCACCCGCACCGAAGATGGTGGTGTGTGTGTGCGCACCTCTGACGGCCGTGAAATCTTTGGCTCTCACGCACTGATGACCGTTGGTTCCATCCCTAATACCGCCGATCTGGGCATGGATAATATCGGTGTTGAGCTGGCACCATCCGGCCATATCAAGGTGGATCGTGTTTCTCGCACGAACATCCCTGGCGTTTATGCTGCAGGCGACTGCACAGATTTGTTCCCACTCGCTTCTGTTGCTGCAATGCAGGGCCGTATCGCCATGTACCACGCACTCGGTGAAGGCGTAAGCCCCATCCGTTTGAAGACTGTGGCAACGGCTGTGTTTACCCGCCCAGAAATTGCTGCTGTGGGTATTACTCATGCTCAGGTTGATTCTGGTGAAGTATCAGCTCGCGTGGTTGTACTGCCATTGGCTACTAACCCACGTGCCAAGATGCGTTCCTTGCGCCACGGTTTCGTGAAGCTATTCTGCCGTCGCAACTCTGGTTTGATCGTGGGCGGCGTGGTTGTGGCTCCAACTGCATCTGAATTGATTCTTCCGATTGCCGTCGCGGTTACCAACCAATTGACGGTCGCTGATCTGGCAGAAACTTTCGCAGTGTACCCATCCCTCTCTGGTTCTATTACAGAAGCAGCCCGCCAGCTGGTTCAGCACGACGATTTGGGATAA
- the prpB gene encoding methylisocitrate lyase produces MNLFSNGQDVGKRREAFKVALAAPEIARLPGAFSPLIARSIEEAGFEGVYVSGAVVAADLALPDIGLTTLTEVAYRARQIARVTELGVLVDADTGFGEPMSAARTVSELEDAGVAGCHLEDQVNPKRCGHLDGKEVVPTELMVRRIRAAVSARRDPNFVICARTDAAGIEGIDAAIERARAYLHAGADMIFPEALHTEEDFRYFRAALPEAWLLANMTEFGKTTLLSAELLEDIGYNAVIYPVTTLRIAMGQVEQALAEIKEHGTQEGWLDRMQHRSRLYELLRYEDYNVFDQNIFTYKKGADDA; encoded by the coding sequence ATGAATCTGTTCTCGAATGGCCAAGATGTGGGGAAGCGTCGAGAAGCGTTTAAAGTGGCACTGGCCGCACCTGAAATCGCACGCCTGCCCGGCGCATTCTCCCCGTTGATTGCGCGCTCCATCGAAGAAGCCGGCTTCGAAGGAGTCTACGTCTCCGGCGCCGTTGTCGCCGCTGATCTGGCACTTCCAGATATCGGCTTAACGACGCTGACCGAAGTCGCCTACCGCGCGCGGCAGATTGCGCGCGTCACGGAACTAGGCGTGCTTGTCGACGCCGACACCGGCTTTGGCGAACCCATGTCAGCAGCGCGAACAGTCTCCGAATTAGAAGACGCCGGTGTGGCAGGCTGCCATCTAGAAGACCAAGTAAACCCCAAACGCTGCGGACATTTGGACGGCAAAGAAGTAGTACCCACTGAGCTGATGGTGCGCAGAATCCGTGCCGCAGTCTCCGCACGACGCGACCCCAACTTTGTCATCTGTGCGCGCACAGATGCCGCAGGAATCGAAGGCATCGACGCCGCCATCGAGCGCGCACGCGCCTATCTTCATGCTGGCGCCGACATGATTTTCCCCGAAGCCCTGCACACAGAGGAAGATTTCCGTTATTTCCGCGCAGCCCTGCCCGAAGCCTGGCTACTGGCAAATATGACGGAATTCGGAAAAACCACGCTGCTCTCCGCCGAGCTTCTAGAAGACATTGGATACAACGCCGTGATCTATCCCGTAACCACACTGCGCATCGCGATGGGACAAGTGGAACAAGCACTTGCCGAAATCAAAGAACACGGCACCCAGGAAGGATGGCTCGACCGCATGCAACACCGCAGCAGGCTCTATGAACTCCTGCGATACGAAGACTACAACGTCTTTGACCAGAACATCTTCACCTACAAGAAAGGAGCAGACGATGCCTAA
- a CDS encoding pyruvate carboxylase, with protein sequence MSTNTSSTLPAFKKILVANRGEIAVRAFRAALETGAATVSIYPREDRGSFHRSFASEAVLIGKEGSPVKAYLDIDEIIGAAKKVKADAIYPGYGFLSENAQLARECAENGITFIGPTPEVLDLTGDKSRAVTAAKKAGLPVLAESTPSKNIDDIVKSAEGQTYPIFVKAVAGGGGRGMRFVPSPEELRKLATEASREAEAAFGDGAVYVERAVLNPQHIEVQILGDHTGDVVHLYERDCSVQRRHQKVVEIAPAQHLDPALRERICADAVKFCRSIGYQGAGTVEFLVDEQGNHVFIEMNPRIQVEHTVTEEVTEVDLVKAQMRLAAGATLKELGLTQDKIHTHGAALQCRITTEDPNNGFRPDTGTITSYRSPGGAGVRLDGAAQLGGEITAHFDSMLVKMTCRGSDFATAVARAQRALAEFNVSGVATNIGFLRALLREEDFTSKRIATGFIADHPHLLQAPPADDEQGRILDYLADITVNKPHGVRPVDVAAPIDKLPNIKDLALPRGSRDRLKQLGPAAFARDLREQDALAVTDTTFRDAHQSLLATRVRAFALIPAAEAVAKLTPELLSVEAWGGATYDVAMRFLFEDPWARLDELREAMPNVNIQMLLRGRNTVGYTPYPDSVCRAFVKEAANSGVDIFRIFDALNDVSQMRPAIDAVLETNTAVAEVAMAYSGDLSDPNEKLYTLDYYLKMAEEIVKSGAHILAIKDMAGLLRPAAATKLVTALRREFELPVHVHTHDTAGGQLATYFAAAQAGADAVDGASAPLSGTTSQPSLSAIVAAFAHTRRDTGLSLDAVSDLEPYWEAVRGLYLPFESGTPGPTGRVYRHEIPGGQLSNLRAQATALGLADRFELIEDNYSAVNEMLGRPTKVTPSSKVVGDLALHLVGAGVDPADFAADPQKYDIPDSVIAFLRGELGNPPGGWPEPLRTRALEGRSEGKAPLTEVPAEEQKHLDSDDSAERRSSLNRLLFPKPTEEFLEHRRRFGNTSALDDREFFYGLVEGRETIIRLPEVSTPLLVRLDAISEPDDKGMRNVVTNVNGQIRPMRVRDHSVESVTATAEKADTSNMGHVAAPFAGVVTVTVAEGDEVKAGDAVAIIEAMKMEATITASSDGTIERVVVPAATKVEGGDLIVVVS encoded by the coding sequence GTGTCGACTAACACATCCTCCACGCTTCCAGCATTCAAAAAGATCTTGGTTGCTAACCGCGGTGAAATCGCGGTTCGTGCATTCCGTGCAGCACTTGAAACTGGTGCAGCCACCGTCTCAATTTATCCTCGTGAAGATCGTGGATCATTCCACCGTTCTTTCGCTTCTGAAGCTGTTCTCATTGGTAAAGAAGGTTCGCCAGTTAAGGCGTACCTGGACATCGATGAAATTATCGGTGCAGCTAAAAAAGTTAAAGCAGATGCCATCTACCCGGGCTATGGCTTCTTGTCTGAAAATGCCCAGCTTGCGCGTGAATGTGCCGAAAATGGCATTACTTTTATCGGCCCCACTCCAGAAGTTCTAGATCTCACGGGAGATAAGTCCCGAGCGGTTACTGCTGCAAAAAAAGCGGGACTGCCTGTGTTGGCAGAGTCCACTCCGAGCAAAAATATTGACGACATTGTCAAGAGTGCGGAGGGGCAGACTTACCCGATTTTCGTGAAGGCAGTTGCTGGCGGCGGCGGACGTGGCATGCGTTTTGTTCCTAGCCCGGAAGAATTGCGTAAATTAGCTACCGAAGCGTCCCGTGAAGCTGAAGCTGCATTTGGCGATGGTGCTGTGTACGTTGAGCGAGCTGTGTTAAACCCGCAGCACATTGAAGTGCAGATCCTGGGCGATCACACTGGCGATGTCGTGCACCTTTATGAACGTGACTGCTCTGTGCAGCGCCGACACCAAAAAGTTGTAGAAATTGCACCAGCACAGCACCTGGATCCAGCGTTACGCGAGCGCATCTGTGCTGATGCGGTGAAGTTTTGCCGTTCGATTGGCTACCAAGGCGCAGGCACTGTGGAATTCTTGGTTGATGAACAGGGAAACCATGTGTTCATTGAGATGAACCCACGTATTCAGGTTGAGCACACTGTCACTGAGGAAGTGACCGAAGTCGACCTGGTGAAGGCTCAGATGCGTTTGGCAGCTGGCGCTACCTTGAAGGAATTGGGACTTACCCAAGACAAGATTCATACCCATGGTGCCGCACTGCAATGCCGTATCACCACTGAGGATCCTAACAATGGATTCCGCCCAGATACCGGAACTATCACCTCTTACCGATCCCCAGGCGGAGCTGGCGTTCGTCTTGATGGTGCAGCTCAGTTGGGTGGAGAAATCACCGCGCACTTTGATTCCATGCTGGTGAAGATGACCTGTCGTGGCTCCGATTTTGCAACTGCAGTAGCTCGCGCACAGCGTGCCTTAGCTGAATTCAATGTTTCTGGTGTGGCTACCAATATTGGCTTCTTGCGTGCACTTCTTCGTGAAGAAGACTTTACTTCCAAGCGCATTGCTACTGGTTTCATTGCTGATCACCCACATCTTTTGCAGGCGCCACCTGCTGATGATGAGCAGGGAAGGATCCTTGATTACCTGGCGGATATCACCGTGAATAAGCCTCATGGTGTGAGGCCAGTTGATGTGGCAGCGCCTATCGATAAGCTGCCAAATATCAAGGACCTGGCACTGCCACGCGGTTCCCGTGACCGTCTCAAGCAGCTTGGACCTGCAGCGTTTGCCCGCGATCTGCGCGAGCAAGATGCACTAGCAGTTACCGATACTACGTTCCGTGATGCCCATCAGTCGTTGCTGGCAACTCGTGTCCGCGCGTTTGCATTGATCCCTGCGGCAGAGGCCGTCGCAAAGCTGACTCCTGAGCTGTTATCCGTGGAAGCTTGGGGCGGTGCCACCTACGATGTGGCCATGCGTTTCCTCTTTGAGGATCCATGGGCAAGGCTCGACGAGCTGCGCGAGGCGATGCCGAATGTCAATATTCAGATGTTGCTTCGCGGACGCAACACTGTTGGCTACACTCCGTACCCAGATTCCGTTTGCCGTGCATTTGTGAAGGAAGCCGCCAACTCTGGTGTGGATATTTTCCGTATCTTCGATGCGCTCAACGATGTTTCTCAGATGCGCCCAGCAATCGACGCGGTGCTAGAAACCAACACGGCTGTGGCAGAAGTTGCGATGGCTTATTCTGGTGATCTTTCCGATCCAAATGAAAAGCTGTACACGCTGGATTACTACCTGAAGATGGCAGAAGAGATCGTCAAGTCTGGCGCTCATATTCTTGCGATTAAGGATATGGCCGGATTGCTCCGCCCAGCTGCGGCAACCAAGTTGGTCACTGCGCTGCGCCGTGAATTTGAGCTACCAGTGCACGTGCACACCCATGACACTGCCGGCGGACAGCTAGCCACCTACTTCGCTGCAGCTCAAGCCGGTGCAGATGCTGTGGATGGTGCTTCCGCGCCACTGTCTGGCACCACCTCACAGCCTTCACTATCTGCAATTGTGGCAGCCTTCGCACACACCCGTCGCGATACCGGACTGAGCCTTGATGCGGTGTCTGACCTTGAGCCATACTGGGAAGCTGTTCGTGGCCTCTACCTGCCATTTGAATCCGGTACCCCAGGTCCAACCGGGCGCGTTTACCGCCATGAAATCCCAGGTGGACAGCTCTCCAACTTGCGTGCACAGGCCACTGCGCTGGGACTTGCAGATCGTTTTGAACTGATCGAAGACAACTACTCAGCCGTGAATGAGATGCTGGGACGACCAACCAAGGTCACTCCATCATCTAAGGTCGTTGGCGATCTTGCGCTCCATCTTGTGGGCGCAGGTGTTGATCCAGCAGACTTTGCTGCCGATCCACAAAAGTACGATATTCCAGATTCTGTCATCGCATTCTTGCGTGGTGAACTTGGCAACCCTCCAGGAGGCTGGCCAGAGCCGCTGCGTACCCGCGCTCTGGAAGGTCGCTCTGAAGGCAAGGCACCGTTGACTGAGGTTCCTGCTGAGGAACAAAAACACCTTGATTCCGATGATTCTGCGGAGCGACGCAGCAGCCTCAACCGACTGCTCTTCCCGAAGCCAACTGAAGAATTCCTCGAGCACCGCCGACGCTTTGGCAACACCTCAGCGCTGGATGATCGTGAATTCTTCTACGGATTAGTAGAGGGCCGAGAGACTATTATTCGCTTGCCAGAAGTAAGCACCCCATTGCTGGTTCGTCTCGATGCGATTTCCGAGCCTGATGATAAGGGCATGCGCAACGTGGTCACCAACGTCAATGGCCAGATCCGCCCAATGCGTGTGCGTGATCATTCCGTTGAATCTGTCACTGCAACCGCAGAAAAGGCTGATACCTCCAATATGGGTCATGTTGCCGCACCATTTGCTGGCGTTGTCACCGTGACTGTCGCAGAAGGCGATGAGGTTAAGGCTGGAGATGCAGTTGCAATCATCGAAGCTATGAAGATGGAAGCAACGATCACAGCTTCCAGCGATGGCACGATCGAGCGCGTTGTTGTTCCTGCTGCAACAAAGGTGGAAGGCGGCGATTTGATCGTCGTAGTTTCTTAA